A single window of Streptomyces cathayae DNA harbors:
- a CDS encoding aminotransferase class V-fold PLP-dependent enzyme, with protein sequence METFANLVRAEFTPKNTFLNTASSGLLPARTVTALEEAVRLRAEGGPLDPLFDDVEACRAAYARLAGVPVERVAAGATAALCTGLIAAALPPGAEVLTVEGDFASVLNPFHVRGDLKVRAVPLERLAGSVRPDTALVAVSAVQSADGRIADLPALREAAGEHGARTYVDFSQAAGWLPVEAGAHDYSVSIVHKWLLGPHGAAFLVVPEDFGGLTPVQAGWVAAERPWDSCYGPVTELACSARRFDVSPALFTYAGLRASLELVEEIGVETIHAHDLALADRFRAGLAALGHEPVPAPGSAIVSVPELGRLEPELDRAGLTLSDRAGHLRASFHLYNTPSDVDRLLDVLSG encoded by the coding sequence ATGGAGACCTTCGCGAACCTCGTCCGTGCCGAGTTCACCCCGAAGAACACCTTCCTGAACACCGCGAGCAGCGGCCTGCTGCCCGCGCGTACGGTGACCGCCCTCGAGGAGGCCGTGCGGCTGAGGGCCGAGGGCGGCCCGCTGGATCCGCTGTTCGACGACGTCGAGGCGTGCCGGGCCGCCTACGCCCGGCTGGCCGGCGTCCCCGTCGAGCGCGTGGCGGCCGGCGCCACCGCCGCTCTCTGCACCGGGCTGATCGCGGCCGCACTGCCGCCGGGCGCCGAAGTCCTCACCGTCGAAGGCGACTTCGCCTCGGTGCTCAATCCGTTCCACGTACGCGGGGACCTCAAGGTGCGGGCCGTCCCCCTGGAGCGGCTCGCCGGGTCCGTCCGTCCGGACACCGCCCTGGTCGCGGTGAGTGCCGTGCAGTCCGCCGACGGCCGGATCGCCGATCTGCCGGCGCTGCGGGAGGCGGCCGGGGAGCACGGCGCGCGCACCTACGTCGACTTCTCCCAGGCGGCCGGCTGGCTGCCGGTCGAGGCCGGCGCCCACGACTACTCCGTCTCCATCGTCCACAAGTGGCTGCTCGGCCCGCACGGGGCGGCCTTCCTCGTCGTGCCGGAGGACTTCGGTGGGCTGACCCCGGTGCAGGCGGGGTGGGTCGCGGCGGAGAGGCCCTGGGACAGCTGCTACGGGCCCGTCACCGAACTCGCCTGCTCGGCCCGCCGGTTCGACGTGAGCCCGGCCCTGTTCACCTACGCGGGACTGCGCGCCTCCCTCGAACTCGTCGAGGAGATCGGTGTGGAGACGATCCACGCCCATGACCTCGCCCTCGCCGACCGCTTCCGGGCGGGGCTCGCCGCGCTGGGCCACGAGCCCGTGCCTGCACCCGGCTCGGCCATCGTCTCCGTGCCGGAACTGGGCCGTCTCGAGCCCGAGTTGGACCGGGCCGGCCTCACTCTGTCCGACCGGGCCGGCCATCTGCGGGCGTCCTTCCACCTCTACAACACCCCGTCCGACGTGGACCGGCTGCTGGACGTCCTGTCCGGCTGA
- the thpD gene encoding ectoine hydroxylase, with protein sequence MTTVTPSTETHVPDLYPTRGSAEVITPRQDPVVWGAPDAPGPITPADLGSFERDGFLAVDRLIAEDEVAVYRDELNRLVADPAIRADERSIVEPQSKEIRSVFEVHRISEVFARLVRDERVVGRARQILGSDVYVHQSRINVKPGFGASGFYWHSDFETWHAEDGLPRMRTVSVSIALTENFDTNGGLMIMPGSHKTFLGCAGATPKDNYKKSLQMQDAGTPSDEGLTALASEYGIRLFTGAAGSATWFDCNAMHGSGDNITPFPRSNVFIVFNSVDNTAVEPFAAPIRRPEYIGARDFTPVR encoded by the coding sequence ATGACCACCGTGACCCCCAGCACCGAGACGCACGTCCCCGACCTCTATCCCACCCGCGGCTCGGCCGAGGTCATCACCCCGCGGCAGGACCCGGTCGTCTGGGGCGCCCCGGACGCGCCCGGCCCGATCACGCCGGCCGACCTCGGGTCGTTCGAGCGTGACGGCTTCCTCGCCGTCGATCGGCTGATCGCCGAGGACGAGGTCGCCGTCTACCGGGACGAGCTGAACCGGCTGGTCGCCGACCCGGCGATCCGGGCCGACGAGCGGTCGATCGTCGAACCGCAGTCCAAGGAGATCCGCTCGGTCTTCGAGGTCCACCGGATCAGCGAGGTGTTCGCACGGCTGGTCCGCGACGAGCGGGTGGTCGGCCGGGCCCGGCAGATCCTCGGCTCGGACGTGTACGTCCACCAGTCCCGGATCAACGTCAAGCCGGGCTTCGGGGCCAGTGGCTTCTACTGGCACTCGGACTTCGAGACCTGGCACGCCGAGGACGGTCTGCCGCGGATGCGGACGGTGTCCGTGTCGATCGCGCTGACCGAGAACTTCGACACCAACGGCGGGCTCATGATCATGCCGGGGTCGCACAAGACGTTCCTCGGGTGTGCGGGGGCCACACCGAAGGACAACTACAAGAAGTCGCTGCAGATGCAGGACGCGGGCACCCCCTCCGACGAGGGACTGACCGCGCTGGCGTCCGAGTACGGCATCAGGCTGTTCACCGGCGCGGCCGGCTCGGCGACGTGGTTCGACTGCAACGCCATGCACGGCTCCGGGGACAACATCACGCCGTTCCCGCGCAGCAATGTGTTCATCGTGTTCAACAGCGTCGACAACACGGCCGTCGAGCCGTTCGCGGCGCCGATCCGGCGTCCCGAGTACATCGGGGCACGGGACTTCACACCGGTGAGGTGA
- a CDS encoding ectoine synthase produces the protein MIVRSFKELEGTDRHVKSASGTWESKRIVLAKENVGFSLHETVLYTGTETSMWYANHIEAVVCVEGEAELTDHDSGLTHTITPGTMYLLDGHEKHTLRVKKDFRCICVFNPPVTGREDHDENGVYPLLTEEV, from the coding sequence GTGATTGTCCGTTCCTTCAAGGAGCTCGAGGGCACCGACCGACACGTGAAGTCCGCGTCGGGCACCTGGGAGAGCAAGCGCATCGTCCTCGCCAAGGAGAACGTCGGGTTCTCCTTGCACGAGACCGTCCTGTACACCGGTACGGAGACGTCGATGTGGTACGCCAACCACATCGAGGCCGTCGTCTGTGTGGAGGGAGAGGCAGAGCTCACCGACCACGACTCCGGGCTGACGCACACGATCACGCCCGGGACCATGTACCTCCTCGACGGGCACGAGAAGCACACGCTGCGGGTGAAGAAGGACTTCCGCTGCATCTGCGTCTTCAATCCGCCCGTGACCGGACGGGAGGACCACGACGAGAACGGCGTATACCCGCTGCTCACCGAGGAGGTGTGA